In Blautia wexlerae DSM 19850, a single window of DNA contains:
- a CDS encoding ABC transporter permease, translating to MGMLIKNEFYKLKREWFMAFLLLLSLLPILTGGAGAVFNNSTKSLADLFFFMNNQFSMFFPMVIFILIGSLFYQEYKNKTYINWITYGFSKKKLFLSKVAVSTVISIGFAVILFVAFGLLVAILNGTGRLTGGVSLFLNLAIGFGIEACVIVLITTCLGAIVINLSRNIIVTSVVGVIYGFASCLFIGSENGFVIPGSFAYRVSMSFLDKATYYDAPVPATIGGCISFVLCFAVMFLVGLLVFSHKKKIEN from the coding sequence ATGGGAATGTTGATTAAAAATGAGTTTTACAAATTGAAGCGGGAATGGTTTATGGCATTTCTTCTGCTGCTGTCGCTTCTTCCCATCCTTACCGGCGGAGCAGGAGCAGTATTCAACAACAGCACAAAATCACTTGCTGACCTGTTTTTCTTTATGAATAACCAGTTTTCCATGTTCTTCCCAATGGTGATTTTCATTTTAATTGGTTCACTGTTTTATCAGGAATACAAGAACAAAACCTACATCAACTGGATTACCTACGGTTTTTCAAAAAAGAAACTCTTTCTATCAAAAGTCGCTGTTAGCACCGTTATCAGCATTGGCTTTGCAGTCATTTTATTTGTTGCTTTTGGTCTGCTGGTGGCAATACTCAATGGAACTGGTAGGTTGACCGGAGGTGTTTCATTGTTCCTCAATTTGGCAATCGGGTTTGGAATTGAAGCCTGTGTTATCGTTTTGATAACTACTTGTTTGGGGGCAATCGTTATTAATCTGAGCCGCAATATTATTGTGACAAGTGTAGTAGGGGTTATATATGGCTTTGCATCTTGCCTGTTCATCGGTTCGGAAAATGGCTTTGTCATTCCGGGTAGTTTTGCATATCGTGTGTCTATGTCCTTTTTGGATAAAGCCACTTATTATGACGCCCCTGTGCCAGCTACTATCGGCGGATGTATCAGTTTTGTACTTTGCTTTGCGGTGATGTTTTTGGTTGGGTTGCTTGTCTTTTCCCACAAGAAAAAAATAGAAAATTAA
- a CDS encoding ABC transporter ATP-binding protein, whose product MLQIKNVNLNVGNTALLSNINLTLEQGKNYGVLGPNGAGKTTLFKSMLGLTDFSGEILSDGQPVSSRCFGSLIEYPAFYSRLTVEENLNLHAQYLGLKQPNIEAALKQVNLLDARKKLFSQLSLGMRQRLGIARAFLGDVQYLLLDEPTNGLDPMGIKEIRLLLKERLKSPQHCILVSSHNLTEIAAVTDVLIFIRGGKIIKIVKNDYNEKELEALYEDIMTSGQREEA is encoded by the coding sequence ATGCTACAAATCAAAAATGTAAATCTGAATGTTGGAAATACAGCATTGCTGTCCAACATCAACTTGACATTAGAGCAAGGAAAAAACTATGGTGTGCTAGGGCCGAACGGAGCCGGTAAAACAACACTGTTTAAGTCCATGCTGGGTCTAACTGATTTTTCGGGAGAAATACTTTCGGACGGGCAGCCCGTTTCTAGTAGATGTTTTGGAAGTTTGATTGAGTACCCGGCTTTTTACTCACGGCTCACCGTAGAGGAAAACTTGAATCTCCACGCACAGTACTTAGGTTTGAAACAGCCAAACATTGAAGCGGCGCTGAAACAAGTAAATTTGCTGGATGCCCGGAAAAAGCTGTTTTCTCAACTTTCTTTGGGGATGCGCCAACGCCTGGGAATTGCACGCGCCTTTTTAGGCGATGTTCAATATTTGCTGCTGGACGAACCTACCAATGGTCTTGATCCAATGGGGATAAAGGAAATCCGACTGCTTCTGAAAGAACGCTTAAAATCACCACAACACTGTATTTTGGTATCAAGCCATAATCTGACGGAGATTGCCGCCGTGACAGATGTCCTTATTTTCATTCGTGGCGGGAAAATCATCAAGATTGTAAAAAATGACTATAACGAAAAAGAACTGGAAGCACTGTATGAGGATATTATGACTTCCGGCCAGAGGGAGGAAGCATAA
- a CDS encoding sensor histidine kinase: protein MMVLCILLAMLSLFLSLKLIYQRKLVQKVKKQIDFLIDRDTQTEIMVEKTDGTIQDLAASINHLLKKYRSMGQEIERSDTLFRDTITSLSHDLRTPLATANGYIQLLQEQDLTGEQKEYVTIAGERISAVKLLLDQLFEFARIEADELKLNCRNTDIHSVLRDVVASYYGDFEQKKCVPYIVIPNPPAIIWGDPNALTRIFSNVVYNALVHGEGNYQITAAIEEAQTVITIKNASSSIQQEDIPHLFDRFYTTDQSRTKKTTGLGLAIAQRLVTRMGGQIVASLQNGIFAIQVVFPIVNS from the coding sequence ATGATGGTGTTATGTATCTTGCTTGCAATGCTTTCCCTGTTTTTGTCCCTGAAACTGATTTATCAGCGAAAGTTGGTTCAGAAAGTAAAAAAACAGATTGACTTTCTGATTGACCGTGATACGCAAACCGAAATTATGGTGGAAAAAACGGATGGGACAATACAGGATTTGGCTGCAAGTATCAATCATCTTCTGAAAAAATATCGTAGCATGGGGCAGGAAATTGAACGGAGCGATACACTGTTCCGAGATACCATTACCAGTCTTTCACATGACTTGCGAACGCCGCTGGCAACAGCAAATGGCTATATCCAGCTCTTACAGGAACAGGATTTAACAGGAGAGCAAAAAGAATATGTGACGATTGCGGGAGAAAGAATTTCCGCTGTAAAGTTGCTTCTCGACCAACTGTTTGAATTTGCAAGGATTGAGGCCGACGAACTGAAATTGAATTGCAGAAATACGGATATACACAGTGTGCTTCGGGATGTTGTCGCCTCATACTACGGCGATTTTGAACAGAAAAAATGTGTCCCCTATATCGTTATCCCAAATCCACCAGCTATCATTTGGGGCGATCCAAATGCCTTGACCCGGATTTTCTCCAATGTGGTTTATAATGCACTTGTTCATGGGGAGGGAAATTATCAAATCACCGCAGCGATAGAAGAAGCTCAAACGGTCATAACCATTAAAAATGCGTCGAGCAGTATTCAGCAAGAAGATATTCCTCATTTGTTTGACCGTTTTTACACCACCGACCAGTCGCGAACAAAAAAGACAACCGGGCTGGGATTGGCAATCGCTCAAAGACTTGTGACCCGCATGGGCGGGCAAATTGTCGCTTCCTTGCAAAACGGTATCTTTGCAATTCAAGTCGTGTTTCCCATTGTCAATTCCTAA
- a CDS encoding ABC transporter permease produces MIQTMQSELFRIRKSRLFWVCLVLAAFFVFALALTFYHNSVNGMLPVISLVSFTEFLFSDYSLIFPLTLFLCLYFTEDFHTGTYSITLSKGTSRVHLFFGKLLASWGGVLFFLFVCFDVAYLSILMMGASRYDIEYSFSAIGVFLLFQCLCFLGYTAFLNLLSYLLRHRIIVTITAFFMLGVLYLYLTKISTALDMDYSLYKYWVVGLSHSLQIKAFGEDLIPICLTLLAYLFLPTAISLSLFLRLDLRDLERR; encoded by the coding sequence GTGATTCAGACGATGCAAAGTGAGTTGTTCCGTATCCGCAAAAGCCGCCTGTTTTGGGTCTGCCTCGTATTGGCTGCGTTTTTTGTCTTTGCGCTTGCCCTGACCTTTTATCACAATTCGGTAAATGGTATGCTTCCGGTTATATCACTGGTTTCGTTCACGGAGTTTCTGTTTTCAGATTACAGTCTGATTTTTCCATTGACGCTCTTTTTGTGCCTATACTTTACAGAAGATTTTCATACCGGTACATACAGTATCACACTTTCTAAAGGGACAAGCAGAGTACACCTATTCTTTGGAAAACTGCTGGCCTCATGGGGTGGCGTTTTATTTTTTCTGTTTGTATGCTTTGATGTTGCGTATTTGTCAATTCTGATGATGGGAGCATCCCGGTATGACATAGAGTATTCGTTTTCTGCAATCGGAGTCTTTCTTTTGTTTCAATGCCTGTGCTTTTTAGGTTACACTGCATTTCTCAATTTGTTAAGTTACCTGCTCCGGCATCGGATCATTGTTACGATTACCGCATTTTTTATGCTGGGGGTTTTGTATTTATATCTCACAAAGATAAGTACAGCACTGGATATGGATTATTCCCTCTACAAATATTGGGTTGTAGGGCTATCTCATAGCTTGCAGATCAAAGCCTTTGGGGAGGATTTAATACCTATTTGTTTGACACTGTTAGCATATCTGTTTTTACCAACAGCCATTTCGCTCTCCCTGTTTCTAAGGTTGGACTTGCGCGATTTGGAAAGGCGGTGA
- a CDS encoding ABC transporter ATP-binding protein, with translation METALETAGLTYVFPDGNGIKNIAFQVKRGEIYALYGGHHAGKSVLLQTIIGTLRSQAGTLKLFGNIDYQKERRRIGFVPQKPVTIGSLSPADMLRYFSSVFGTTEIHILDILHLNLKEKKAVRRLPLSTQRLVNLAVALLGNPDMIILDDPFSGLDKGECEHLLSVLNYLHEINHTTLLISGQDYTLLSRLASKYGVMADGKLLCELTAGELKESCQRCIKIRTPQLERAITILSQQFPDFEVLGHDLIRIFHCNEQSGEINTLLVHSGIEVSEIWLAGMEPTDYLLKMTGGAKSDSDDAK, from the coding sequence TTGGAGACTGCTTTGGAAACAGCCGGGTTGACCTATGTTTTCCCGGATGGAAATGGAATTAAAAATATCGCGTTTCAGGTAAAACGCGGAGAAATCTATGCACTGTATGGCGGCCATCACGCCGGGAAATCTGTACTGTTGCAAACCATTATAGGTACACTTAGATCTCAAGCTGGTACGCTCAAATTATTTGGCAATATAGACTATCAGAAGGAGCGCCGCCGGATTGGGTTTGTACCACAAAAGCCTGTGACAATCGGCTCTCTGTCACCTGCTGATATGCTGCGTTATTTTTCTTCCGTTTTTGGAACCACAGAAATCCATATTTTAGATATACTGCATTTGAACCTGAAAGAGAAAAAGGCGGTACGGCGATTGCCATTATCTACCCAGCGTTTAGTGAATTTGGCTGTTGCCCTTTTGGGAAATCCAGATATGATAATTTTGGACGATCCTTTTTCCGGGCTAGATAAGGGAGAATGTGAACACCTGCTTTCTGTTCTGAACTATCTGCATGAAATCAACCATACCACACTTTTAATCTCTGGACAGGATTATACGCTGCTTTCCCGGCTTGCATCCAAATATGGCGTGATGGCAGATGGCAAGTTGCTTTGTGAGCTTACGGCTGGGGAATTGAAAGAGAGCTGCCAGCGGTGCATAAAGATAAGAACTCCACAATTAGAACGGGCTATTACGATTTTAAGCCAGCAGTTCCCGGATTTTGAAGTGTTGGGTCATGACCTGATTAGAATTTTTCATTGTAATGAGCAATCCGGGGAAATCAATACGCTGCTGGTTCATTCCGGGATAGAGGTATCAGAAATCTGGCTTGCCGGTATGGAGCCGACCGACTATCTTTTGAAAATGACAGGAGGTGCAAAGAGTGATTCAGACGATGCAAAGTGA
- a CDS encoding response regulator transcription factor has translation MKNEYKILIIEDDMLLNDMTKRLLTQHGYCATSAYSGSEALLLIERSSFDLILLDLMLPGISGEIVLEKIKNIIDIPIIGVSAKTDIDSKVNLIRNGADDYITKPFDNQELLVRIEAVLRRFQKSTTPNNSKILRFKDLSLDTEAMEAKIRNTPITLTRYEYLILQLLMSSPSKVFTKNNIFESVWNENFIGDDNAINVHIGNLRKKFAKVNPEEKYIQTVWGLGFKMQG, from the coding sequence ATGAAAAATGAATACAAGATTTTAATTATAGAAGACGATATGTTGCTCAATGACATGACAAAACGACTTCTTACTCAACATGGCTACTGCGCAACATCTGCATATTCTGGAAGTGAGGCGCTTTTATTGATTGAGAGAAGTAGTTTTGATTTGATTTTACTTGATCTGATGCTTCCCGGAATATCAGGAGAAATAGTATTAGAGAAGATAAAGAATATCATAGACATCCCGATTATAGGTGTTTCCGCTAAAACAGATATAGACAGCAAAGTGAATCTTATAAGAAATGGCGCTGATGATTACATCACAAAGCCTTTTGATAATCAAGAATTACTGGTGCGGATTGAAGCAGTGCTCCGGCGATTTCAGAAGTCTACCACCCCCAACAATAGCAAAATACTTCGCTTTAAGGATTTGTCCCTTGATACAGAAGCTATGGAGGCTAAAATCAGGAATACCCCCATTACTTTGACACGGTATGAATACCTGATTTTGCAACTTCTGATGTCCTCGCCCTCAAAGGTATTCACAAAGAACAATATTTTTGAAAGCGTGTGGAATGAAAATTTTATCGGGGACGATAATGCAATCAATGTCCACATTGGAAATCTCCGCAAGAAGTTTGCCAAGGTCAATCCAGAGGAAAAGTATATTCAGACGGTTTGGGGTCTCGGTTTCAAAATGCAGGGTTAA
- a CDS encoding sigma factor-like helix-turn-helix DNA-binding protein — translation MKKVNLRDLYPDVYKNDYLVEVTEDVLETIRAAERAEAAYDRRMYRYKANYSLDCDNGIENAILMKPQTPEMLLEEKQLREQLYAAVMALPEKQAKRIYARYYLGMRVSEIAVAEGVDSSRVSDSIRRGLKQLAKYF, via the coding sequence ATGAAGAAAGTCAATCTTAGGGACTTATATCCCGATGTTTACAAAAATGATTACTTGGTAGAAGTAACTGAAGATGTGCTGGAGACGATCCGAGCCGCTGAGCGTGCAGAGGCCGCCTATGACCGGAGGATGTATCGCTATAAGGCGAACTACTCCCTGGACTGCGACAACGGCATTGAAAATGCGATCCTGATGAAGCCCCAGACACCGGAAATGCTTCTGGAGGAAAAGCAGCTGCGGGAGCAGCTCTATGCCGCTGTGATGGCTCTGCCGGAGAAGCAGGCCAAGCGGATCTATGCCCGGTATTACCTGGGTATGCGTGTGAGCGAGATAGCAGTAGCGGAGGGTGTAGACTCAAGCCGTGTCAGTGACAGCATCCGGCGTGGTCTGAAGCAACTGGCAAAGTATTTTTAG
- a CDS encoding MFS transporter produces MDDTQRTGWQKRILLFLTSQCITLFGSTLVQMALVWYATMQTSSGVWVAAFTVCSYLPQFLISFIGGVWADRYHRKKLIIGADLLIAFVTFVMVLAIPHISSEPALLGGLLVMSVIRSLGAGIQTPAVNAVIPQLVPEDQLMRYNGINATMQSIVNFAAPAAAGAVFAISTLRMTLMIDIVTAILGTGLLSCLALPKQNTSIEKASVFSDMKIGVKYAFADKLIGKLLIIYGLFTFFCVPAGYLAGLLVRRVFGDTYWYLTAVEVVGFAGMMAGGVIMSIWGGFKHRGKTLAVGLFAFGSFAIGMGFSKNFIFYLGLMVCYGVALTMVQTAITTMLQEKTDTSMQGRVFGLLGTMYAGFLPIGMAMFGPLADILPLQWIMIGSGIALIVIAGIAYYSRELKTI; encoded by the coding sequence ATGGATGACACGCAACGCACCGGCTGGCAGAAAAGAATACTCCTTTTCTTAACCAGTCAATGTATCACACTCTTTGGCTCTACGCTTGTTCAAATGGCGCTCGTTTGGTATGCAACCATGCAAACATCCAGCGGCGTGTGGGTGGCTGCATTTACAGTCTGTTCCTATCTGCCGCAATTTCTCATTTCATTTATAGGCGGCGTATGGGCAGACCGATACCACAGGAAAAAATTGATTATAGGCGCAGATCTGCTGATTGCATTTGTCACTTTCGTAATGGTATTGGCAATTCCGCATATTTCATCGGAGCCTGCTTTGCTCGGCGGTTTGCTTGTTATGTCGGTCATACGATCCTTGGGGGCAGGAATACAAACTCCAGCAGTCAATGCCGTTATCCCACAGCTTGTCCCGGAAGATCAGCTTATGCGGTACAACGGCATCAATGCAACAATGCAGTCTATTGTTAATTTTGCGGCTCCAGCGGCGGCAGGTGCAGTTTTTGCAATCAGCACATTGAGAATGACGCTTATGATAGACATTGTAACGGCGATCTTGGGAACGGGCCTATTGTCCTGTTTGGCACTTCCGAAACAAAATACTTCCATTGAGAAGGCCAGCGTCTTTTCTGACATGAAAATTGGCGTCAAATACGCTTTTGCAGACAAACTAATTGGAAAGCTTTTAATCATCTACGGACTATTCACTTTCTTTTGTGTTCCAGCAGGCTATCTTGCAGGACTTCTTGTTCGGCGAGTATTCGGTGATACTTACTGGTATCTTACCGCAGTGGAAGTAGTAGGGTTCGCAGGTATGATGGCAGGCGGAGTTATTATGAGTATATGGGGAGGTTTTAAGCACCGAGGAAAAACTTTGGCAGTTGGACTTTTTGCGTTTGGCTCTTTTGCAATCGGAATGGGCTTTTCAAAGAATTTTATTTTTTACCTTGGCCTAATGGTATGTTATGGAGTCGCATTAACAATGGTGCAAACAGCAATTACCACTATGTTACAAGAAAAAACGGACACCTCTATGCAGGGGCGTGTATTTGGATTACTTGGCACGATGTATGCTGGCTTTTTACCGATTGGTATGGCTATGTTTGGTCCTTTGGCTGATATTCTTCCCTTGCAGTGGATTATGATTGGATCAGGTATAGCCCTTATTGTAATTGCAGGTATAGCTTATTATAGTCGGGAACTCAAAACAATCTAA
- a CDS encoding GNAT family N-acetyltransferase, giving the protein MGNQSVISIEAVIDYIESHLDGKLELETVAEAVHYSKYHLHRLFTETVGMTIYDYVQRRQLTEAAKLLVFSDKPIIEIAFICGYESQQSFSLAFKAMYKSPPAEYREERSFYPLQLRFILHRRTTAMEFTIQDIRLAEKKDIADWMNLMRLVIDGYPVMDEDDYLAKLEESIDEKRALVLREGDILIGAMAFTYSPGSIEFLGVHPQYRNRGLQKLFLDALLETYLPGQEISTTTFREQDKADTGHRDMLLQLGFAEKELLTEFGYPTQRFVLPPKKQEDIQHG; this is encoded by the coding sequence ATGGGCAATCAATCAGTCATCAGCATAGAGGCAGTCATTGACTATATCGAAAGTCATCTTGACGGAAAGCTGGAATTAGAAACGGTTGCGGAGGCTGTTCACTATTCAAAATATCACTTACACCGACTATTTACCGAAACCGTAGGAATGACAATTTATGATTATGTGCAACGCCGCCAGCTTACAGAGGCGGCAAAGCTTCTGGTCTTTTCGGATAAACCTATTATCGAAATTGCTTTTATCTGCGGATACGAGAGCCAGCAATCGTTTTCATTAGCTTTTAAGGCTATGTATAAATCGCCGCCTGCGGAGTATCGTGAAGAACGGAGCTTTTATCCTTTGCAGTTGCGGTTCATTTTACATCGAAGAACGACGGCTATGGAATTTACAATACAGGATATTCGGTTAGCAGAAAAGAAAGATATTGCCGATTGGATGAACTTAATGCGGCTTGTTATTGATGGGTATCCTGTAATGGATGAAGATGACTACTTAGCTAAGCTGGAAGAAAGTATTGACGAAAAGCGTGCGCTTGTGCTAAGGGAGGGAGATATTCTCATTGGAGCGATGGCATTTACCTATTCTCCAGGCAGTATAGAATTTCTTGGCGTACATCCGCAATATCGAAATCGCGGACTTCAAAAGTTATTCTTGGATGCCTTATTGGAAACATATCTTCCAGGGCAGGAAATCAGCACAACAACCTTTCGAGAACAGGACAAGGCCGATACAGGGCATCGAGATATGCTATTGCAACTTGGTTTTGCCGAAAAAGAATTGCTGACAGAGTTTGGCTATCCCACGCAGCGCTTTGTGCTCCCTCCTAAAAAACAGGAGGATATACAACATGGATGA
- a CDS encoding helix-turn-helix domain-containing protein, giving the protein MPIDDLTALGLKMREARKNKELTQQELSDLSHVSVKQIANIEKGKMNPSYLILRTLAKVLHISLDTLINPDVSLEDEGVNQMKMLYSSCPPEMRDTLLHHTQETVKELTELSEKFETN; this is encoded by the coding sequence ATGCCGATTGATGATTTAACTGCTTTAGGGCTAAAAATGCGAGAAGCCCGAAAGAATAAAGAGCTAACACAACAGGAGCTATCTGATCTGAGCCATGTTTCTGTAAAGCAAATCGCCAATATCGAAAAGGGAAAAATGAATCCTTCCTATTTGATTTTAAGAACATTGGCAAAGGTCCTGCACATCTCTTTAGATACACTTATAAATCCAGATGTTTCTCTGGAGGATGAGGGTGTCAATCAGATGAAAATGCTTTATTCCAGCTGTCCGCCAGAAATGCGTGACACCCTGTTGCATCACACCCAGGAAACGGTGAAAGAACTGACAGAGTTGTCCGAGAAATTTGAAACGAATTGA
- a CDS encoding ATP-binding protein, with protein MIEQLIAEATECDFKVALETKKPKSWLKSVSAFSNGIGGTLFFGVSDDREPIGLSDVQKDAEAISRLIKKRITPLPQFILKPLQEDGKNLLALEVSPGRSTPYYYKADGVMEAYIRVGNESVIAPDYIVNELILKGTNQSFDTLTTEAVKKDYSFTLLEATYLERTGLRFEPSDYVSFGLADKNGFLTNAGKLMTDQHTVYNSRMFCTRWNGLEKGSIFDDALDDKEYEGNLIYLLKSGSEFIRNNSKVRFVKEAQYRVDKPDYAERAVTEALVNALIHRDYIVLGSEVHIDMFDDRVEITSPGGMFGGGSIQEYDIYSIRSMRRNPVIADLFHRMKYMERRGSGLRKIVSETEKLPGYTEAYKPEFSSTATDFRVILKNVNYNLEGDAHQVIHQVTHQVIELSTVSKQILAFCTTPKSKKELAVFCGFKDLRNFTLKHINPLLESGQLEMTIPDKPKSRNQKYITVRSE; from the coding sequence ATGATAGAACAGCTCATTGCTGAAGCAACCGAATGTGATTTCAAAGTTGCTCTCGAAACAAAAAAGCCAAAAAGCTGGTTAAAAAGTGTCAGTGCCTTTTCCAATGGAATCGGCGGCACTCTGTTTTTCGGAGTCTCCGATGACCGGGAGCCTATCGGCTTGTCCGATGTTCAAAAGGATGCTGAAGCGATCAGCCGCTTAATCAAAAAACGTATCACACCATTACCACAGTTTATCTTAAAGCCATTGCAGGAAGATGGTAAAAACCTGTTGGCTCTGGAGGTTTCTCCTGGCCGCAGCACCCCATACTATTACAAGGCAGACGGCGTGATGGAGGCATACATCCGTGTTGGAAATGAAAGCGTAATTGCACCGGATTACATTGTGAATGAACTGATCTTAAAGGGAACCAATCAGTCCTTTGACACCTTAACAACAGAAGCTGTGAAAAAGGATTACAGCTTCACACTCCTGGAGGCAACCTATCTGGAACGAACCGGCCTCCGCTTCGAGCCATCCGATTATGTCTCCTTCGGTTTGGCTGACAAAAATGGGTTCTTGACCAATGCCGGAAAGCTCATGACCGATCAGCACACAGTTTATAACTCCCGTATGTTCTGTACCCGGTGGAATGGCTTGGAAAAAGGCTCTATCTTTGATGATGCGCTGGACGATAAGGAATACGAGGGGAATTTGATTTATTTACTGAAAAGCGGCAGTGAATTTATTCGCAATAATTCCAAAGTCCGTTTTGTCAAAGAAGCTCAGTATCGGGTAGACAAGCCGGATTATGCTGAACGAGCTGTAACAGAGGCTCTTGTCAACGCTCTCATCCATCGTGATTATATTGTGCTTGGCAGCGAAGTCCACATTGATATGTTTGATGATCGGGTGGAAATCACATCTCCGGGCGGTATGTTTGGCGGCGGCTCAATTCAGGAATACGATATTTACAGTATTCGTTCGATGCGACGAAACCCTGTGATTGCTGATTTGTTCCACCGCATGAAGTACATGGAACGCCGTGGAAGTGGCCTGCGCAAAATCGTCAGTGAAACCGAAAAGCTGCCTGGATACACAGAGGCATATAAGCCCGAATTTTCCTCAACAGCGACAGATTTCAGAGTCATCTTGAAAAATGTAAACTACAACTTAGAGGGTGACGCCCACCAAGTTATCCACCAAGTTACCCACCAAGTTATTGAACTATCAACGGTGTCCAAACAGATTTTGGCTTTTTGCACAACACCAAAATCCAAGAAAGAGCTTGCAGTATTTTGTGGCTTCAAAGATTTAAGAAACTTCACTTTGAAGCATATCAATCCGCTTTTAGAATCCGGGCAATTAGAAATGACTATTCCCGATAAACCTAAAAGTCGCAATCAAAAATATATTACAGTTCGTTCCGAATAA
- a CDS encoding CD1845 family protein, with product MKILKCLLMIVTAPVVLVLTLFVWLCTGLIYISGLVLGLLSTVIALLGVAVLITYSPQNGVILLVMAFLISPMGLPLAEIWLLGKVQSLKFAIQDWMYG from the coding sequence ATGAAGATTTTGAAATGTCTGCTGATGATCGTAACTGCACCGGTCGTTTTGGTGTTGACGCTTTTTGTCTGGCTCTGCACGGGGCTGATCTACATATCCGGTCTGGTGCTTGGTCTACTAAGCACGGTAATTGCTCTGCTTGGCGTGGCTGTGCTGATTACCTATTCCCCGCAGAATGGTGTGATTTTGCTGGTTATGGCATTTTTGATTAGCCCGATGGGGCTGCCGCTGGCTGAGATCTGGCTGCTGGGAAAGGTGCAGAGTTTGAAATTTGCGATCCAGGATTGGATGTATGGGTAA
- a CDS encoding DUF6075 family protein, which translates to MNNTALGAENKKEQTINFISEAHEKFYYEKLKEVRYQDVYHKALCYCLGISDDTRRNVDSIYDFKTGCVKTECLHEGWQTSGSMKVVRMAFNLYCNGTPSVDDYAKTEEQVNECRQYTVEDLFCCAYAPFFWPAIQIRYPEYATYNRELYALFGGAD; encoded by the coding sequence ATGAACAACACAGCGTTAGGAGCAGAAAACAAAAAGGAACAGACAATCAATTTTATCAGCGAAGCACATGAAAAATTCTACTATGAAAAATTAAAAGAGGTACGCTATCAGGATGTGTACCACAAGGCACTTTGCTATTGCCTTGGTATCAGCGATGATACAAGAAGAAATGTTGATAGCATCTATGATTTTAAGACGGGATGTGTAAAAACTGAGTGTCTGCATGAAGGCTGGCAGACCAGTGGCAGTATGAAGGTGGTGCGAATGGCATTTAACCTGTATTGCAACGGCACACCGAGTGTAGATGATTACGCAAAAACAGAGGAACAGGTAAACGAGTGCAGGCAGTATACAGTGGAGGACTTGTTTTGCTGTGCCTATGCACCTTTCTTTTGGCCGGCGATACAGATCCGCTATCCGGAGTATGCGACTTATAACCGGGAACTGTATGCCTTATTTGGAGGAGCTGACTAA